The genome window GCAATCGTATTCATACCGGCCTATCCAGCTTTTCTATACCCAGCGCCTTCAGAATCACTTTCTCATAGCACGGCTCGCTGATCCCGCGCTTCATCTTATGGAGAAAATACTTCTCCAACCCGATCTTGGCCAGATGAACCCACTTGCCCTTCCTCGCCCAGGTCACATTTCTCGGCGCCATCTGCGGCAAGGCCACGAACGCGACGCCCGTGTCCCCCATGTCGGCCAAACAGATCGCGTTCCATGTCGCCGTATCGCGCTTGGGATCGTTCTCCATATCGGCCTTGATATTATGAACCGCCGCGGAGACCATCGATTCGATCATGTAGCCGGTCTTGGGAGCGCCGGTCGGGATGGGGGTCACTTCGACCGGTGGTATGGCCACACAGACGCCGACCGAATAAATATTCTTGTACTTGGGGTTGGCCTGATAGGCATCGATGTTCACGAAGCCCTTGGGGTTGCACAAGCCCGGCGTGCCAGCTACCGCATCCACTCCGGCAAACGGCGGAATGAACATCGAATAGCGGAACGGAACCTCCTGCCCGCCTTCCAACAGCACTTTGCCCGGCTGAATCTCTTTGATCGCACTATTCGGAATCGGCTTGATGGAATGTTCGGCGAACTCGTCCTCCATGAGGCGGCGCGAAGCTCCCACCCCGGCCAATCCCATATGCCCGACATAGGGCTCCGGCGTCACGAAATAGATCGGCACTTTCTTCCGCAGTTTCCTTTCCCGCAAGTCAGTGTCCAAAATGAACGCCATCTCATAGGCCGGTCCGAAGCAGGACGCGCCCTGAGCCGCCCCGACGACGATAGGACCGGGATTCTTAAGGAAGGCCTGGTACGAGCCCCAGGCCTGCTCGGCATGGTCCACATTGCAAATGGATTGGGTGTAGCCGCTGGGCCCCAGTCCTGGGACCGCGCCGAAATTCAGCTTGGGACCCGTCGCGATGATCAGGTAATCGTACGGCACCTCGCCTTTTGACGTGATCACCCGATTCTACTCCGGTTCGATCCGGTCCGCCATGGCATGGAGATACTCGATGCCCTTTTTCTCCAACCCCGGCCCCAACGCAAAGCTGATATCCTTTCTCGTTCGCCACCCGACAGCCACCCACCTTTTCTCAGAAGCCGTCAGCTATCAGCAATCAGCTTTCAGCCATTCAAACGAGTCGTCATCCCTGATGGTGTGAGCCTTCACGCGCAAAATGGATTCGGAATCATCCAGGTTTAATCGTCTCTATCATTGCTATCTCAGATATCACTCTCATGCTGATAGCTGAAAGCTGTCGGCTGACAGCTATTGGCTCAGACCGAATCGATACAAATCGTGGCATGTCGTGCAGCGCGCCGTCATACTCGACAAACGCTGCAGAATCTGTTGCGGCGTTTCCTTCTGCGCGATCGCATCGGCCAGGGCATCCATATCACGATGGATCGACATTCCCATCTGTTTGAACGGCAGCGGAAGCTTCACCATGATCGCCGGATCCACATCTGCCGCCATACCCATGCCGGCGGCGCGCGCCGCCTGTTCTACGGCTTTCATGTCACCGTCCGGAGTGCTCAATCCTGTCACCACGCCGTGCACCGCCTTCAGCAGCTGCCGCATTTCCCCAAGGATCAGATCCCGCTCGCCTGAAGCCAGTCGTATTTCCATGCGACCGTCAGCTCCTTGGGTCGTCAAACCGTTCACGAAAAACCAACCGGCTCCGACGAGCGTGACGACCCAGAGCACAACCGCAACGATGCAGAAGCGTGTTTTCATCTTAGTTCCTTTCAAGGATTTTTCGCGGGATACCCCGCCACGCCGGCGCCATAGTCATAGACCAGACTCCCGCCGTAATAACTGGCCACCAAGAGCACAACAACTCCCACAATGCCAAGTCCCACGGAGACTGCGCGCCGCTCCCTGACGAACCCGAGCCCCGTGATAACTCGCCATCCCAGCAGCCCGAGGAAAATCCAGAACGTCGCAAAACCCAACCCCTCATGCAGCTCAAGCACCGACTCTGGAACGCCGCTGTGCTCAACGGCTTCTTCAGCCATATGACCGGAGATTACGGCCGCGAGCGCGCCTGCAAGTCCCAACACCAGTGTATAGAGACTGACCGTCCGGCACTCATCCCCTCGCCAACGAAGCCCGAGAAGGTCGAAGAACACCGCAGCCGATAAGAGCGCGATCGGAAAGTGCACCAACATGGGATGGATGGGATGCATAAGTGACCTCCTCTTGCCTGCCCATCAGAGTGCAAGCACAGGGCCGTACCTCCCCCGCAACAATCGGAGCTATTCATGCTGCAAATTCATGTAAATGCCCTTCATTGCGCGCGGCGACCCGGTAAGACGGGGAGTCTTTCCACAGTGACATGGATCGCACTGTCGCGGAATGGGCCAGTCACTGAAATGGAAAGGATGCGGGTGGCGGGAGGGGGGGAAGAGAAAACAGCACAGGCCTCCAGACATGCATCCGGCGGCCTGTGCATCGCACTCGTTATTTTCTAACCGCGATTCCGTGAGTATCGGCGGTTTCTTTATCGTCTTTCTTATTCGAAATGGTCGCCTGCCCTTTGTAATGCCCGACTTTGCCACCGGCATCCACATGGATCACACCGACACCGGGGATGGTCCCCTTGGCGTTGTGCGCGACCTTATCGTTGCCGGTTAATGGATTGGGGCCACGAAGACCGACGAAGACGTACTGTCCATCCGGCGCGACATCCATCAAATCGGGAGCCGGATCCTGGTTCGCGTCACTCACCAGGCCGATTGAACCTACCGAGAAGTTACTGAGCGTGTCGATGATCTCGACGTTATTGCCGGCCCGATCCGCACTCCAGACATAGCGGCCGACGCCGATCATGCCGTGCGAATCGGCAAACTTGTCGTCCCGCTGCGAAACCAGTTTCGCGGACACTTTGGCGGGCAAGCCTGAGATGTCCAGCGCATACACATCGTAGGAGAGGGGCGCCACCGGCCACCCGCCGCCGGAATTGATATACATCGTGTCACCGACTTGCACTCCGCCGCAGCCGGCCGGATGAATCTGGTTGTTGTCCAGCATCGCCACTGCCTTCATCGGAGTCGCCGTCACATCGAACACCAGCAACCCGCCGCCGCGCAGCGTCACGAACGCATAGTGGCTCGACGATTCGGTGATGGGACAGATCGGCGACGTATCGGGACGCTCGCCCCCTTCGAACGCAACCAGGTTCACGACATCTTTCTCCGGGTCGAAGCTGAACTTATGCGCGGCATAGTCCGTCCAGATCCGGATGAATTTCTTTTCCGCAATATTCGCGGCAATCGCCATCTTCTGATCCGGCGTCGGCCAGGCGGCATGGACATTCTTTCCCATGGAGAGACAGGCGTCCGGCTTCTTTGTCGCCGCATCCATGAACAGGACGTGGCCGCTCAGGAAAGAGATGATCGCGTGATCCTGATTCTTGTTGAAGAACAGCATATGCGGACGGCGCACCGCCTTCTTGGTCGCCTCCTCGCAGAACTTGCCGATATCGCCGGCAAAGTCGATCGTCATCGTCGGCTTTGCCGAGGCAGGATTCGCCGCCAGCTGCGCACCGTCGTAGATATGGAGATAGCCGCCGCTCTCCTTGCCGGTATCAGATTGATCGGTCAACCAGACTTCATAGGCAGAAACGGGCGCCGCGCTGCCCAATGCCGCCGCCAAGGCCACACATCCACCGATCATTGTAGCGAACATCGCTGTTCGCCCTGTCACACCTGTCTGTCTCATCATTGCTGGCCTCCTTCTGCATCACGTGACGCGAACGAGACAAATTACCCGCTCGCCCCTGGCACCCTGGTGCGTAGCTTAGAAGGAATGCTGTAGGAGCGCAACCGACCGACTCAGGCAACCGGCAGCCGCTACGACCGGGCCAGCATGACGGCGGCAAATAAGACGGCCAGGGAGAGCACGAGGGCCACGCGAGGGAGCCAGGAAGCCGCAGCCAGAACGGTCCGGTCCGAGGCAGATCTTTTGTCAGATGGAAGGGCAAGAATCGCCCGGACGCGAGGGCCGAGCACGAGATCGTGAGCCAGGGTCATCAGCAGCAGCACTGCAACCAGCGAGAGCTTGACCCCCAAGGGGGATGGCCATCGGGCAGGCTCGAAGAGCGGCCATCCGTGGGACAAGACCAGCATGGGACCGGTCAATAACAGAATAGCGACCGCTCCCCATACGACCAAACGAAACCTCTTTGCCGACGTCCTGAATAACATGCCGGCTTCGGGTTTCGAGGCCAGCGCGCGATAGGACGGGGCCAGCACCAGAGAAAGAAAGATCGTTCCGCCGACCCAACCGACCGCTGCGATGAGATGTATCCAGACGAGAGCAAATTGCGACATGATCGAGCGACTCTACGACTTCTGCAAGACAAGCATCAAGGGGGCTGCCTGCGTGACGCTCGATGGAACCGTGTTAAGGGCGCGCTGAGCGAGGCTCAGCGCGCTGGATTCCTCATCGCCGTCAGACTGCGGCAGATGCACAACGAAATTCACCCCCCCCCCGTTTCGTTAAAACGAAATCCCCACATATGGACCGACCTGGAAGTAATCGTTCACCGTATTGGTCATGCGGGCTGTCAGGTGATAGCGGGCATCGACACCAAGCTTGAGCGCCTTCCACACCTGCACCTCAAACCCCGCACCGAACTGCACACCCATATCGAGATATTGGGTCTTGTTCGAGGGTGGACTGATCACATGAAAATCCAGTCCTATCGGAATAATCCAGGGCCGAAACATGCTGCCTTCCATAAACTTAATCTTCGGCGCCACGTTAATGGTCATCATGGTGAGTTGGACTTCCTGCGGATCGACAGTGGGACAGGTGCCGCCGAGCGTACAGGTCGCGATGCTTCCTGCGGCGTTGTTCACCCTATGAGAATTAATCCGGTTGAACTGCAACCCGATCTCCCCCAGGACCGAGGTCTTATCCAATGCCCCCCACACATCCTTGGAGAGCATCAAGTCAAGACCCGCGCCCGCATACCACCCTGCATTGCCTCCGTTGACTGAACCGGCCCCCAGCACCCCGTTCGTATCTGTAAAAATCTGCGTCCCGCGATCCCGGTTCAAGTTCATGAACCCGCCCTTGAAGAACACCTGATTGCCGGTTCCAAACTCCTCAGCCGAAGCCGGCGACACACCAGAGACAACGAGCCCCCCGGCGATCGCAACTCCGACACACCACACTCCAATGCTCCGCACAATTCTCTGAACCTGCATGATGTTCCCCTCCTTGATTTGGCGCACAAGAGCTTGCCCGGCTCTCCATCTGGCTTACTGTCTTGCACTTGCCGGCCCGAGGCATGAGCAGCGTAAGCATGTGGTTCACACTTCTGAACATCGTGACGTTCCTCTTCTTAGCCCTGATACGATCGTCGAACGCATCGGCTAGACTCGTAGCGGCCTCACGCGGGCGAGTCGCACTCATCACCAGCGCCTCACCCTGTCCCTACTTACGCTCGACGTCACACTTGCAACATGCACCGACTGATTCGCTGTTTCTGCTCGGCAGTCAGCCGCATCTCGGCCAAGACAAACAGCACCCGTTCCTCGCAGGAGATATGTCCGCGATAACGACGGATCAGTGCGCGAAGTGCTGCGTTCAGCGTTCCCGGGCCACCTAGATTCCCCGCCACCGCTGAATCTCGACCATCGGCCCATTTTCCCCTGAGCCTTCTCATCACCGCCGCCGCGTCGGCTTTCAGCATCCGGTGATCGTCTAAGAAGCTCTGGAACTGTTCTTGCCTTTCCTGCTTCCGGCCAAGGATTCGCTGGAGGTCTGCGACTAACACCTCTTCCCGTTTGAAATGAACTTCCACGGGGCCGGTAAAGAATTGGAGCAGTTCCCGCAGCGTGCCCCGGTCCGTTCCCTTCGCCACACCGCTCCCGACGGAGCGAGGACTCATCGCCGTTTCGATCATGGCCAGTTGATCCAGAATCATTTCGTGCTCTCGCTTGAGAAGGGCAACCGGATCGACTGTGCGACTCGCTTGTCTGCATCTTTGAGGCACCATCGTTCCAGGGTCCCCTGTACAGAGGCTCGAACGTACGAGCAACGTAGCCGCCTTCTGTCGCGCACACCGTACCGGACGTGAAGCCCGCCTCACACTGGGATTGGCCGGCCGGGCCTATGATTTATCTCAAGGTTTCGGATAGGCCATTGGGCCTATGCCTGCAATGGTGTGGCGAGGGGCACGCGGCGAGCGAAGCGAGACTTGTGCGAAAAGCGGGACGGGGGAGAGGCTAAGGGGTTCGGAATTTCGAACTCTGAACGTTGAACTTGGTGTCGCGCCTGTCGCGCTTCACGAAGGACGTTTCACGGATACCGTTTGACGGGTTACGGTTCAGCGTCTGGAAATTCTGGCGAGGCGGTCTGGATTCAGCAAAGTAATGGTTCTTCCATCGATAGCGAGCAACCCCTCATCCCGGAACACGCTGAGCAGGCGGATGGCGGTTTCGACCGTGATCCCGGCCATCTCCGCCACTTCTTCCCGTTTGAGCGTGAGTCCGACCCGGACACCATCGTCGTCTTTTTTGCCGAATCGATCACCGAGTTCCAGCAGCAGGCCGGCCAGCCGCTCGCGTGCCGTCTTGAACGTGAACTGATCGAGATGATCCATATTGACCCCGACCTCCGTACTGAGGAGTTGGATCAGCTTGATCGCCAGTTGAGGATTTCCGTGGATGACTGCGAGGTAGCGTTCCTTGTCGATGACACAGACTTGAGAGGGCTCCAATGTCTCGCACGTCACTTCATGAAGGGCTCTCTCCCCAAATACGTGCTTCTCGATCAGCTCACCAGGGCCCAAGATCCGGACGATCTGCCGCTGACCTCTCGCCGAAGAACGAGTCAACTTGACCTTGCCCGCGCACAACACATAGAGGCCCAGACACACATGGCCTTCGTAGAAGACGGTCTGGTGAGGTGCGTAATCGAGGGTGCGTTTGATTTTCTGAAATTCGGCGAGGTCGCTTCCTTCGATATCGCACAGCACGACCT of Nitrospira sp. contains these proteins:
- a CDS encoding hemerythrin domain-containing protein, coding for MVPQRCRQASRTVDPVALLKREHEMILDQLAMIETAMSPRSVGSGVAKGTDRGTLRELLQFFTGPVEVHFKREEVLVADLQRILGRKQERQEQFQSFLDDHRMLKADAAAVMRRLRGKWADGRDSAVAGNLGGPGTLNAALRALIRRYRGHISCEERVLFVLAEMRLTAEQKQRISRCMLQV
- a CDS encoding DUF4149 domain-containing protein gives rise to the protein MSQFALVWIHLIAAVGWVGGTIFLSLVLAPSYRALASKPEAGMLFRTSAKRFRLVVWGAVAILLLTGPMLVLSHGWPLFEPARWPSPLGVKLSLVAVLLLMTLAHDLVLGPRVRAILALPSDKRSASDRTVLAAASWLPRVALVLSLAVLFAAVMLARS
- a CDS encoding DUF2231 domain-containing protein, whose amino-acid sequence is MHPIHPMLVHFPIALLSAAVFFDLLGLRWRGDECRTVSLYTLVLGLAGALAAVISGHMAEEAVEHSGVPESVLELHEGLGFATFWIFLGLLGWRVITGLGFVRERRAVSVGLGIVGVVVLLVASYYGGSLVYDYGAGVAGYPAKNP
- a CDS encoding Crp/Fnr family transcriptional regulator, yielding MKRKPCPIEHCDTCTLRAKVVLCDIEGSDLAEFQKIKRTLDYAPHQTVFYEGHVCLGLYVLCAGKVKLTRSSARGQRQIVRILGPGELIEKHVFGERALHEVTCETLEPSQVCVIDKERYLAVIHGNPQLAIKLIQLLSTEVGVNMDHLDQFTFKTARERLAGLLLELGDRFGKKDDDGVRVGLTLKREEVAEMAGITVETAIRLLSVFRDEGLLAIDGRTITLLNPDRLARISRR
- a CDS encoding NAD(P)/FAD-dependent oxidoreductase, which translates into the protein MITSKGEVPYDYLIIATGPKLNFGAVPGLGPSGYTQSICNVDHAEQAWGSYQAFLKNPGPIVVGAAQGASCFGPAYEMAFILDTDLRERKLRKKVPIYFVTPEPYVGHMGLAGVGASRRLMEDEFAEHSIKPIPNSAIKEIQPGKVLLEGGQEVPFRYSMFIPPFAGVDAVAGTPGLCNPKGFVNIDAYQANPKYKNIYSVGVCVAIPPVEVTPIPTGAPKTGYMIESMVSAAVHNIKADMENDPKRDTATWNAICLADMGDTGVAFVALPQMAPRNVTWARKGKWVHLAKIGLEKYFLHKMKRGISEPCYEKVILKALGIEKLDRPV